A section of the Pseudomonas sp. Q1-7 genome encodes:
- a CDS encoding RNA polymerase sigma factor, which produces MNLPADADLLPRLLAGEQGAFCELIGAYQGAMRAVAYAIVGQRHADEVVQDAWLAVVRHLDGFQQRSSLKTWLLTIVANTARTRLKQSRREVLLDDLPAPHGSIGDSRFTDDGHWAAAVPAWHEDSPEALLAQDELRECLEKTLLSLSDMQRSVVLLRERQGLELEEICNLLEVSLSNVRVLLHRGRLKLFATLEHFEETGQC; this is translated from the coding sequence ATGAACCTGCCCGCCGACGCGGACCTGCTGCCCCGGCTTCTGGCTGGGGAGCAGGGGGCCTTTTGCGAGCTGATCGGCGCCTACCAGGGCGCCATGCGCGCGGTGGCCTACGCCATCGTTGGCCAGCGCCACGCCGATGAGGTGGTGCAGGATGCCTGGCTGGCTGTGGTGCGGCATCTGGACGGTTTCCAGCAGCGATCCAGCCTCAAGACCTGGCTGCTGACCATAGTCGCCAACACCGCCCGCACCCGGCTCAAACAGAGCCGCCGCGAGGTGCTGCTCGACGACCTGCCAGCACCCCACGGCAGCATTGGCGATTCCCGGTTCACCGACGACGGCCACTGGGCGGCGGCCGTTCCCGCCTGGCACGAGGATTCGCCCGAGGCCCTGCTGGCCCAGGACGAACTGCGCGAGTGCCTGGAGAAGACCCTGCTCAGCCTTTCGGACATGCAGCGTAGCGTGGTGCTGCTGCGCGAGCGCCAGGGCCTGGAGTTGGAGGAGATCTGTAATTTGCTGGAAGTTTCACTCTCCAATGTCCGGGTGCTGTTGCATCGGGGACGGTTGAAGCTGTTCGCCACACTGGAACATTTCGAGGAGACAGGCCAATGCTGA
- a CDS encoding anti-sigma factor has translation MLSCKELVARSSALLDGELGFRERLALRRHLTLCRNCRRFIKQMKLTQAVVRQLSETPEAGVDAMAANLARLRRDLS, from the coding sequence ATGCTGAGCTGCAAGGAGCTGGTTGCCCGTTCCAGCGCGCTCCTCGATGGCGAGTTGGGCTTCCGCGAGCGCCTGGCCCTGCGCCGCCATCTGACGCTCTGCCGCAACTGCCGACGCTTCATCAAGCAGATGAAGCTGACCCAGGCGGTGGTCCGGCAACTGTCAGAAACCCCGGAGGCTGGGGTGGACGCGATGGCCGCGAATCTGGCGCGCCTGCGTCGGGACCTTTCCTAG